The Methanobrevibacter sp. genomic sequence TGGAATCTATGTTAACCTCATTGAAGATGTTTCATTCAACCTTGCAAAAGGTATGAGCTCACAAGAAATCGATGAGCAAATCAGCACCACCAAAGTATCCGAATTACTTGCAGGATACAGAGGAGAAGCAGCTTGTGATGTTGAAGAAGTTAAAGAAGCTATTAAAAGAGTAGCTAGATTAACTTTAGATTTCCCAGAAATATCCGAGTTAGACATTAACCCGATCTTCGTTTACGAAGAAGGTTCCAGTGCACTCGATATTAAAATCAAATTATAATTTCTCAAATGAGAAATTAACTCTTTTTATTTTTTTAAACTTTAATAAATATTAAATTCATAATAATAACCATGTTAGGTGATATTATGGATGGTGAAATTGATTTAGAGTTATATACTATTTCTTTGATTCGGTTGAATTCTATTTTTCAAAAAATTGAAGATGAAAAAATAGTAACTGACATAATTTCAGACATAAACGATTGTTTTAATGATTTAAACCAATTAAATGAAGATATCTTAAACGATTTATCGCAAGCAGAAATTAACATTAATGAGTATGACCCATTTTTTGAAAATGGAATGGTGATGTTTCCAGAATATACTAAAGGTATTGATGAAATTATAGAAAAAATAGATGATGAAAACCTTAAAGCTGCATTGAATACTTTATCAGACCTTTTTGTGAAATTAATTAAAGTAGGTAATGAATACTTTGAAAAAAGAGGCGCATTAAAATGAAATTTGATTTATCCAAAATAGGAATTAAATCAGATTTGCAATATGAATGTATTACAACCACCATTAATAAAGACGGCGTGAAAAATGCAGGCGCATTTGCATTTGAATATTTAGGTAATGACAAAGTACATTGCCACATCTTTGAAGGATCAAAAACTTTAAAAAATATCCTAGATACTAACGAATACGTAGTTAACATAACACAAGACCCATTAGTTTTCACATATGCCACACTAGATTGTTTAGGCAATGAATATTATACTGATGATGACTCAATAGCTATTATTAAAAACACTCTAGCTTACATTATTGTCGATGTTGAAAATGTTGAGATTAAAACACCTGAAAATTTCCCAATCAAAGGCGATAGCAATATCTATTTCATATATGGAAAAATCAGAGAATTAGTTATTAATGATGAAAGAGCAGCAGCATTCAGCAGAGGAATGTCTGCGTTGATTGAATCCTTAGTTAACTTTTCAAGATACAAAATAGTGGATGAAGAAAAAAGAAAAAAATACATGGACGAATTAATTGAAAATCAGAGAGTTATAAATAAAGTTTCAGATGAAAAAACTAAAAAGGCAATAGCTGATTTAAAATTTGAATACGAAAAATACTAGTTTTTAAAAAAAAGATAGGTTGTAAAAAGTTTAGACTTGAAACTATAAAAATTATTCATAAGAATCAAATTGCTTATACTCATATGCAGATTTTGGTCGTTATAGGACTATAAGCGCTTTTATATATTTTGAGAATGATTTCAATATTATGTGAAATTTTATTGTCCAATCTTGTTCATTAAAAGTTCAGTAGACCATATATAATTATAAATACCATAAACCATTTCTACAAATTCATTGTATTGGTTCCATATTCCCATTGCTGTTTTAGGTAGTGGTTTGTTTTCTTTAATCTTGCAAAATGTTATTAGCATCTCTTTTTTATCCCTTATTACTAATTTAATAAATGGAGTCTGAGTTATCTTCATTTCTAGATTCAATTTACTTATTTCTTTTATAATATCCTCTTCACCATATGATCCATTAAATATAGATCTTACATGCACTCCTTTTTTAATAGCTTTTTCTAGATTATCTTTCAATAGTCTGGATTCATCTTTAAACATTAAACCAACTAAAATAAATATTGATTCCTTAGCTCTTGATATTATTTCCATTTCTTTTTTTAAGTTTTTTTCACTTCCATTGATTAACCATATCGGTGCTGGAACACTTGGGATTTGGTCCTGATATATGAAGTTTAGTTCATTTTCAGCTTCATCTAGCTGTTCTTTAATATAACTTCTTGACTTTTCAAATACTTCATTTGGTGGTACTACATTAAACTTTAATGGCTTGCCATTTATTATTTCAACAAAACCTTTTTTAGAAAGACTTTTAAGTACTGCATATACTTTTGATCTTGGTACCTTTGATTCTAGACTAATTTCTGTTGCAGTTGCAGAAATTAATGACATAGTTGCGATGTATGCTTGAATTTCATATTCTGTTAATCCAAGGATTTTTAGAGCATTTATCGTTTTTTGATTTACAGACATTTTATCCTCCAATTATTGTTTTATTTTATACTATCTTAGTTACAAAAAGTATTTAAATATATTTATTGTAACGTAAATACAGGAGTGAACAATTATGATTTTTGCTGTAAAAACCATTTCGTTAGGAAAAAGTTATGGAGATTTCAGAGCCCTTGATAATTTAAATCTTAGAATAAAAAAAGGTGAAATTTATGGTCTTTTAGGTCCTAACGGCGCTGGAAAAACAACAATTATTAAAATATTATGTGGTTTATTAAGTCCAACATCTGGTGAAGCATACATACTTGATAATAAGGTTCCAAATAAAAAAATTTCATCTGATATAGGTTATATGCCTCAAGAAACAGCACTTTATTCCGGGCTGACTGTTCATCAAAATATAAATTTTTATGCTAATTTGTTTGGTATTAAAAATAATGAAATTAAAGAAAAAGAAACGGAACTCTTAAAGTTTGTCGACCTTTATGATTGGAGAAATGAAATTATAGAGAATCTAAGTGGCGGAATGAAACATAGAGTATCGCTTGCCTGTACTTTAATTCATGACCCCAAGGTGATAATTTTAGATGAACCAACTGTTGGTGTTGATCCTGAACTTAGAATTTCCTTTTGGAATTATTTTAACAAACTAAAAGAAAAAGGAGTGTCAATACTACTTACAACTCACTATATGGATGAAGCAGAACGATGTGATAGAATTGGTCTCCTAAGTCATGGGCATTTAATCGCTGAAAACAGCCCTAAAGATCTTATTATTGAAACAGAAACAGATTCTCTTGAAGATGCATTTTTAAAATTTTCTAGGATGTGTGATAGATGAAATTTAATAGAATTTTTGCAGTTACAAAGAGAATATTCACAGATATAAAAAATGATAAACGGACAATGGGTCTTATTATACTTGCACCAATACTTGCAATGACTGTATTTGGGATTGCTTTCAGTGGAGATGTTGAAAATATAGATGTAATTGTTGTAAATCATGATGAAGGATTTACAGTTCATGGAGAAGGTTTTAAATCTTTATCTCAAGACATACTCTCCAATATTGATGATAAAACAATAAACATACAATATATGGATAATGAAAATCAAGCATTAGATAAGGTTGAAAGAGGTGAGGTTTATGCAGTTATTAGTTTTCCACCTAACTTTACAAAAGATGTTTTTTCAGGTGTTAAAAATTCTAACTCATCAAATTCTGATATAACGGTTAAAGCTGATGAAAGTATTGTGAATATTAAAACTGCAATATATAGTTCTTTAACAGATGCTCAAAAAATAACATTTGATAAAGAAGGATTTAAATCTCCGGTTAACATTAATGAAAATCCAGTTTATGGAAAAAATGCCGAATTCATTGATTTCTTTGTTCCGGGAATAATGTCCTTTGTTGTTTATATTTTAACGATATTACTTACTCTCATATCCTTTGTAGGTGAAAGAGTTTCAGGCACATTAGAAAGGATTTTAGCAACCCCTCTTACTGAAACTGAAATCATATTAGGTTATGGTATTGCTTTTAGTATAATCGGCATAATTCAATCTGCAATACTGATTATAATTGGAATATTAGTGTTTAATATTACAATAGTTGGAAATGTCCTAATTGCCATTTTAGGAATATCCCTTTTAGCTATTGTATGTCAATCTTTAGGAATATTGCTTTCTAATCTTGCCGATAGAGTTGAACAAGCTATTCAATTTATTCCATTTGTAGTGCTTCCAGCATTCTTACTTTCCGGAATATTTTGGCCAATAGAAGCAATTCCTCAGTGGCTTAGACCATTATCTTATTTAATACCACCTACTTATGCTGCAAGGGCTTCCCGTGCAGTCATGATTAAGGGATGGGGTATTGATATGATTTGGATGGATCTACTTGCATTGACAATATTTGCATTTATCTTTTTAACAATGTCTGTTTACTCTTTAAAGACCAAAAAAGGATAAATTTTATTATAAATAAATTGTTGGTTGAAAACAAATTTAGGCCTATAAAATTTTAAAGTCAAAAAAAAAGAAAATTAAAAGCATAGTTAATTAACTATGCTTCCCAGTATATTTTATCTTGAGGAATGGTTTTATTTAAAAGGCCAATGCTTACTTCAAGTGTTTGGAATTCATCTACATCTGCTTTGAAATCATTATCAATACCAGAAATAAATGGGAAACTAGCTAGAGAATCAGCTTCTAAACTCGCATCAGATACAATATCTTCAGGCAAGAGTTTTACAACTTTATCTGCATTGCCATCTTTAACATTTTCATTGATGAATTCAGTTGCATTTTCATGGATTTTTACAATAGTTTTTGCTTGATCTTCATGGTTTTTGATGAAATCATCAGAAGCAACAACCACACAACATGGATGGTCCGGCAAGATTTCAGAAGAATCAGCCAATACATGAGCATTGCTTTGATTTTCAGCAATGGACACATAAGGCTGATAAGTAATGATACCATCAATCTGACCTGCTTTTAATGCATCATTCATTGAAGGAACTTTCATTGCAGACACATTAACATCATCAATAGTCAAACCGGTTTGATTCAAATAGTAAACAAGTAGGGAATGTTGAATAGAAGCTTCCCCAGGAGTTGCAAGTGTTTTTCCTTTTAAATCAGCTGCAGATTGAATTCCAGAATTATCAGTTACAATAATACCTGAACCTTCTGTTTGAGCTGAAGAAATAACTTTAACAGGGACTCCTTTTTCAATTGAAGATAAAACAGGAGTAATTCCAAGATAACCAACATCCACTTCACCACTAGCCATAGCAGTCATTAAATCACCACCATTATTAAATTGGACTAGTTCAATGGAAATATTATTGTCATTATACATACCTTTAGCATCAGCAACAAATAACGCCGCATCGTGATCTGAAGGTAGGTAACCTATCTTTACAGTGTCGTCTCCTCCCAAAAAGTTGAAAAGACCCATACTGGCCGAACCTATTACTAAAATCAAAGCCAGCACCAACACTAAAACAAATATAATTTTTTTATTCATCATATCACCGTTAATTAATATTAACTACATGAATAAGTTATAAAAAAATAGATATAAAAACATTACTTTTTAACAGTGACATTCAGTATTAAAGAAAAGAAAGAAAAAAAAAGAAGTTATAATAACTCTTTTCTCAAATCAATAGTATCCTTTAAATCAGGACCTGTTGAAATAATAGTTACAGGAACTCCAGTTTCAGATTGGATTTCATCAATGAAAGCCTTAGTTTCAGCAGATAAATCACCATAGTCCTGTGTTCTTGCACAATTCGGATATAATTTGTCAACACATGTTAAAGCTATTTGAGTTGCGCCGTTGATTCTGCATGATTCCTTTGCAAGTTCCATGTCAAAGTATCCTATTCTTCTGCGTCTTCCGGTTACAACACCGTATTCTTCAAGTCCTTTTTCTTCAGCTTCTTTTTGGCTCATTTCAGTTGGAAACGGTCCTTCACCAACACGAGAGATGTAAGCTTTAAATACATTAATGACTTCATCCACTTTAGTCGGGCCGACACCTACGTCAGCAGCAAAAGTAGATGCAGTAGTATCTTTACTGGTTACAAACGGATAGGTTCCATAATAAAGGGATAAAGCAAAACCTTGAGACCCTTCGATAAATACATCCTCACCATTGTCAATAGCTTCATTACAGGCAACTGACACATCAGTAATGTATTCCTCAAGTTCAGGAACATCACGGGCCAAATCGATTGTTCTCATCACCCTGTCAGAATTTGCAGGTCCGCAGCCGGAACCTGTACTTCCGATTTTTTTAGCTAAATGTTCAGAGCTTTTATCTCTGCTTCTGTGATTCTCTGTAATAATTGCACATCTAGGATCGACGCACATTCTTTCTTTTACGTTATACTTCTTTAATTTATCAAATTCATCAAATAATACATCAGGATTTACTAAAACTCCTGCTCCAATCATGAGTTTAGCATCAGTATGTACGAAACCAGAAGGGGTTAATCTTAAACCATATTTCTCTCCATTAAACACTACAGAATGGCCCGCATTGGGTCCAACTCCTGCACGAGCTATAATATCTGGTTTATCATTGCCGCAAAGGTAAGTAATACATTTTCCTTTACCTTCATCGCCCCAGGCACCACCAACTAAAATACTACAAGTCATTTAATAACTCCTTAAAAATCAATATCAGAAAATAGTTAAATTTTCATAACAATAATATTATATCATTAATGATTAAAAAGCTTTTGGAAATGAAAAATTTGAGTTCTTTCAAAAATTTAAGTGATTTTTAGTAAATCGCATTGTCTTCGTCCCAATACTTTAATTTTAAATCAAATCTTTTTAAAATTCATTTATCTGTTTTTAATAATTTTTTTATGTGTTTTGAGAAGTTTTTTAGGAAGCAATTGTCAATTTTATTGGATGTGATTGCAATTTTTGAGTCGATGAGGTAATTCGTAAGTTTTTTAAATTTAGGAATTATCAAATTAGATGGTAATTTACGAATAACTGATGGAACGTTTGAATCTAAATAAAATATTTTGTTTCTTTTTTCTTTAGCATTATTCATTGAATCAGTATCAATAATATCGAAAAATATTCTTTATAGTCTTGAATTATTTTTATTTCTTCTTTAGAAGTGTTGTTTTTAGCAATATGGTCTCTAATTTCCCTGTTCATTAATTGTTTTGTGTGAAATGTGCAGAATTGTTGTTTAATTTATAATCTATCAATTGCTACTCTTTATTCTTGTTTTAAATCAGTCATTATACAATTTTTCTTTTGATTACTTAGTGATTGATTTAAAATGTTGTATACGTTGTCCACTGCCTCTGAATCGACCAATTCTTTGGCCACTTTTGTATTTAGTTCTAAGTCGAATAAAACTAAAAGATACATCAAATTTCCATTCTTTTTAACCCAAATAACATCAAATAAATAATATCCAGAAAAACTCCAATTTTCATGCTTAATTTCATATTCTGACTTTAAAAATAATGTTTTCTATACTCTGATTTGAGATTTCAATGTTATGTTCTTTTTTTAAAGAATTACAAATTTTATGAAGACTTCCATTAAAATAACTGCATAAATACCCAATATATTCAATTACAGGAATAATATATTAGCATTTTCATTAACAATACTTGTTAAATCAGCATAGATTACATGGCCACATTTATTACATTTATATTTCTGTACAACACAGTTTTGTTCCCCAATTGTTAAAAAAAAATTAATTTTCTATAATAAATACCATTTTTAACAACATCCCTAGAACCACTGGATTAAAATACTCATCACCATTTCTTGAAACAAACAAAGAATCATCAATAGATTGACATCCATTTCAAGTTTTATCCTCATCTGTACGAAATCATGAAAACTCTGGAACAAAATCACAAAATTTAAATTGTTTATCAAATAAAATACAACTTTAGGCTTTTATATTTACTGTAGACATATTAATATATTATCTTCACTTATTATATTAATTTTAATACTTCTAAATTAAAAATAAAGGAAAAATAGAACAGAAAAAATGTTGCTCCAAAAAATTAATTTCAATCCAAATCACTTAAGTTTTTGAAAGAGCCATCTCTTCCAAATTTGATTATTACTATGGTAATTATAAATAGTATTAATAAAATCAATCCAAACCAATTAAAATACCAAAAAATTGAAAATAAACAAATAACACTATATAAAATACATAATTGATTATTATTTTTAATTTTATATGATGATATGTAAATAATTAATGACAATGAGATGTCAACAATAGTGGTTATAATTAATGGCATTATCAAATCAATATCAAAAAGTTCATTAAGATTAAATCTAACTACCATAAATATAATAAATAAAATCCACAAAATAATATACATTAAAGCAATATATCTTGCTAATTGACGACCTTTATTCTTTCCTACAAACATGTTATTACCTCCACATCATTGATATTAATAATGTGGTTGTTAAAATTAATGATAAAAATGCATATTTTTTAAATCCTTTTTGTGTTTTTAATTCAAATGGAATTATGTTATTAATTTTATCTGGAGACAGTACAAAGCAAAATAAACAGAATGATAGTAAAAAATAAAATAAACTATGATTCAAAGACATTCCATTTTGAAAAATACTTTTAAATATCCATAAAAGTGAAATGCCCATTGGACCATTACAAACCATAAGAGATAACATATAATAATAGAATGGATGATACCCAAAAGTCATGCTATTTTTAAGGTCATTTAAATACTCTCTGCTTTCATTATTATATACATTTAATTTCAAAAACATAAATATTGGTGGGAAAAATTCTATTAAACTAAAAGCAATAGAGGAATACAAACCGCCCTGTTTAAAAGCTAAAATTCCAATACAAGTAGATAATAATCCACTAACTCCAAATAGAATGAAAACCATTCCCTGATATGAAATTCCTGGATGCATCATATCGAATAAGACATATTTTCCATTTAAATAATCACGTTTATAAATAATTAAAATTATTATCAGTGATGAAAAAGATAAACCCATAAATGAAATTAATAAATAACTAAAATCTCCAATTAAAAAAGTAATGAAAACTGAAGTAATGAATGATAAGAATTCACATTCTATAATTAAACCCAATGCATAATATTTTAGTTCATATGAATTCAAATCTCTCCAACTAGTCCTCATAATCTCAGCGAATGATTTCATAATATACACTATTTTATTTATTTTCAATTGCATCTTTAAATACTTGAGGAATAATATTAGTATTGAAAAAAATAATTATTTGATCAATAACTGAATCATCATAATTGTTTTTTAATATTAACTCAATTGGACCATATCTAATCAAATTCTCATCAATATTGATTGAAGTTATAGTTGCAATTTTTCCTCCTTTTGAAAGTATTATTCGCTCAACCGTAACTTTGGTAATTTGGGTGCCTATTTTTAAAGAACCTCCTAGCCCAATAAAAGATAAAACATTATCTAAAAGGAAAAATGCTGCATCAATATATGTTATTTCCCCATCCAATAATCCATCAGCATATAATAATCCAACTTCTCCTGATGCAAATAAAAATATTCCGCAATAGATAATGGAATATCTCCTGTAATTAATCCACCTGCTGTAAGAGTAATGCCTGCTGAAACTAACTCTCCACCTACAATTCCCACAATTAAATTAGTAAAAAACGATTCCACTTCAGATTCATCATTTCCAAGAGGATTATTGAATAAAATACTATTTATTAATAATTCTCAACTGATTCTAAATCAGAATACTCATTACTTGATTTATTTAATATTTTTTCACCGTATTTCCATGCATTTTCGGTAATATTGTCATGATAACAGGGCATTGTTCCTAGTAACCCATAATTGCTAAAGTAATCCCGTACAATATCAGTTTCCAAATCTAAAAACCATAAATTACTATTATCATAAGCATGTTTGATAAAAATATAACCATTGCTTGTGAAAATCTCCAGAGTTTCATTGTTCATATAACTTTCAATTAAACCAAGAGTAACACTGCCAATCTTTGTGGTATTCCATACATTATTACCCACCAATTGTTCAACTAAACTGAAACTGAAACTTGTAGCAAAATTAAACTTCCAAACATCACTATGGTTTCCTATTGTTTCACGACCCATATTATGGTCAGACTCACCAGTAATATACAAACTGTTATAATCATTACATAATGAAACACATACAGGACTGATACGCTCCCATGTTACATTAAAATTACTTGCTGATCCATCAGCAACACAATCATTTTCATAAATCACAAGCAAAGGTGTTAAAAAAGTACCATATGCCGCTTTCATCAAACCAGGACCATATAAATCTTTTTAATCAAAACCAATATTATAAATACATACTTAAATCGTTTTTGGGGAAGAGAACATAGGAATATATTAAAAAAAAAAATACTGCCCATGTTAAAAAGAATGCTTTGAAATTCAATTCACGATTAAAAAGGACATAACAATTATTCGACAGATAATCATGAAACAACAGTAAAATTCCATCCGAAATCAAGATCATGGCAATAAAACTTTCAATTGAATGATAAACAATAATGAAATAACCAAATACAATAAAAACACTTATATGATAATAAAAAAGAATAAAATCAACGTAACTTCAACGGGTGATTTTCACACATCGGGTCCTTAATAATATTTCTTTTCTGATGGTATTTCAAAAAGTAAAGCATCCACTGGTTGGAAAGTTCGCGAAGGGATGAATCGTCTAACCTTTCAAATGGTGAGAAGAAGTCCATCTGATCTCCCCCAACGGCAATAGCTATCTCATCTGTTTCAATCAACATGAAAAAGTCATTTCGGATATTGTGAATGTCAAAATCTTCAACAACAGAAACTGTTTTTTCTTTTTTATAATTATGGTAAAAGGTATTTAAGTATTCGAAATCTATGAATTTAATATCCCTGACCTTAAACAATACTTCCTCACTTAACAGATGATGTTTATAGTTATATTTTGACAGAAAATCAATATCCCATATATTATTGTAAAAGGCTGAGAAAAAAGAATCTTGGGCAAATCTGACAACCAGAGAAAAGCTCTCATCCATTCTCGGAGTCCCGAGTTCCACATCCATAAACTGCAAATAAATTGAATCTTGAGAAATTTCAATTGAAACTAATTTACCGGAATTAATAATAACATCCCGAATTAACTTTAAAGACCTTGTATTCATCCTAACACCTATTCTTAACGAAAACTTCATATGCCCCTTCAATTTCATATTCCTTTTCGGGACTATATGACTTATCCCACTTGAAGGGGTTAATTTCAATTTGATTGTTAATAGACTCATCCCAATTAATAGAGAAATTTTCCTCTTTCAGATATTTGAAAACGGTTTTACCGATTTCAAGTGCCTTATCTTCATTATTTTCAAAATCACCAAATGTTATTTTTAATTTGCTGTCAAAAACAGCTTCCTCAACATCTTCAAAAGTATAAAAACAAAAACCTTCAGCTGAGAATTTATTATTATTCAGATGGACAAACAGTTCAAATGCATCGTTTACCCCCTCTTTGATATCATAGCCGCAATTATGAACAGCTACAATGCCTTCACAAGCCAGGCCATTAAATGCATTTTCTAATTTTGCAAAGTTTTCATTTGAAAAATTATTAGAAGAAACAGAAAGACAGGACAAATCAATATCCTCATCAATAAACTGGTCTTCCAGTATCTCCATCATTTCCTCATTGTCAAAAAATCCGGATTTAGCAAGCAAATCTTTCATATATTCAAATTCATCAGCTAAATCTTGATTCATAAAATCACTATTCCTCATCACCAAACATTAAAATACGGGTGATATTTCCTCTTTCAGTAAATCCTGCCATAACGCGGGCTTCGCCAATTTTGGCTAGATAAAATTCATCGTGAGGTTTAAAGCTATATCCTTTAAGCTTTGTATATGCTTCAAAAGCTACTTTCGGGAAAACATTGAAATTCTTTTGGAAAGTGTAGAAAGTATCTCTAAACTTTTCAACAGAATTATTTTCCTCGATTGAATCGGACTTGACTGCTACAAAAATATCCAATCCATCATCTGAAACTGCATAATAACCGTCAAAGCCTAAAATAGAGGTTGAAGCCATGGCAATAGTATGGCAAAAATCAAAATCTGCTTGAATTAATGGGGAGTTGAATTCAGGAACTTCAAATTTATCTCCAATTTCTTTGATTTCTAATGCGGAGAGAATTAAATCTTTACCAAAGATATCTTCATTATCCCATGCCCATGCCCACTGATTTAAATCCTGTGAGTAGAAACCTAGTATTTGAACAGGCATTTCAATATCATTGAAGGAAATTACAGCATTTTCTATATCCAAATCTCCAATGGTCTCACCAATCAATTCTGACAGGTTTTCCTGTTTGTCAAGGGCTAGTGCCCCATACTTTGATAAAATTGTTTTAAATGAGTCGCCTTCTTCGATTGCTATTTCTTTTTCTATTGTTTTCAATTTAAACACCTAAAATTCTAATTTTGAAATTCTGTCCATTGCCTCTTTAGTATTTTCCAACGTATTAAATGCAGTAAGTCTCAAATAACCTTCACCGCTTGGACCAAATCCTGAACCTGGAGTTCCAATTACGTTTGCCTCATTTAACAATAAATCGAAAAATGCCCATGAATCCATGTTGTTTGGAGTTTTAACCCAGATGTATGGTGAGCTTATTCCTCCATAAACTTCCAAACCTATATCGGACAAACTTTCGCGAATAATCTTTGCATTTGCCATGTAATAGTCAATGACTTGCCTAATTTCCTTTTGACCTTCCTCAGAATAGGTGGCTTCTGCTGCTTTTTGCACAGGATAAGACACACCATTGAATTTAGTTGTTTGTCTTCTACTCCACAACGGATTAATTTCAACTTCCCCTCCTTCACTGTCATATCCTACTAACTGTTTTGGAACAACTGTGTATGCGCAACGGGTTCCTGTAAATCCTGCAGTTTTTGAAAAGCTTTTAAATTCAATAGCTACTTCTTTTGCACCTTCAATTTCATAAATACTGTGAGGAACATTATCTTCATTAATAAATGCTTCATAGGCAGCGTCAAATAAAATAATGGCTTTGTTTTCTTTTGCATAATCAACAAATACTTTTAACTGATCCTTGGTTAAAGTGGTTCCGGTCGGATTGTTCGGATAGCATAAATAAATAATATCAACAGGTTCGGACGGCAACTCCGGAATGAATGCATTTTCAGCATTGCATTTAAGGTAGGTTAAACCTTCATAAACACCATCTTTCATCTCACCTGTTCTTCCGGCCATCACATTGGTATCAACATATACTGTATAAACCGGATCGGTTACTGCGATTTTATTGTCAATGCCGAATATTTCCTGAATATTACCGGTATCACATTTAGCACCGTCGCTGATGAATACTTCTGAAGTGTCAATGTCAACACCGTATTTTTTATAGTCGTCTTTAATAGCCTGTGCTAAAAATTCATAACCTTGTTCCGGCCCATAACCCATGAATGTATCGGCATTTCCC encodes the following:
- a CDS encoding TrmB family transcriptional regulator, with protein sequence MSVNQKTINALKILGLTEYEIQAYIATMSLISATATEISLESKVPRSKVYAVLKSLSKKGFVEIINGKPLKFNVVPPNEVFEKSRSYIKEQLDEAENELNFIYQDQIPSVPAPIWLINGSEKNLKKEMEIISRAKESIFILVGLMFKDESRLLKDNLEKAIKKGVHVRSIFNGSYGEEDIIKEISKLNLEMKITQTPFIKLVIRDKKEMLITFCKIKENKPLPKTAMGIWNQYNEFVEMVYGIYNYIWSTELLMNKIGQ
- a CDS encoding ABC transporter substrate-binding protein, translated to MNKKIIFVLVLVLALILVIGSASMGLFNFLGGDDTVKIGYLPSDHDAALFVADAKGMYNDNNISIELVQFNNGGDLMTAMASGEVDVGYLGITPVLSSIEKGVPVKVISSAQTEGSGIIVTDNSGIQSAADLKGKTLATPGEASIQHSLLVYYLNQTGLTIDDVNVSAMKVPSMNDALKAGQIDGIITYQPYVSIAENQSNAHVLADSSEILPDHPCCVVVASDDFIKNHEDQAKTIVKIHENATEFINENVKDGNADKVVKLLPEDIVSDASLEADSLASFPFISGIDNDFKADVDEFQTLEVSIGLLNKTIPQDKIYWEA
- a CDS encoding DUF447 domain-containing protein; this translates as MKFDLSKIGIKSDLQYECITTTINKDGVKNAGAFAFEYLGNDKVHCHIFEGSKTLKNILDTNEYVVNITQDPLVFTYATLDCLGNEYYTDDDSIAIIKNTLAYIIVDVENVEIKTPENFPIKGDSNIYFIYGKIRELVINDERAAAFSRGMSALIESLVNFSRYKIVDEEKRKKYMDELIENQRVINKVSDEKTKKAIADLKFEYEKY
- a CDS encoding ABC transporter permease gives rise to the protein MKFNRIFAVTKRIFTDIKNDKRTMGLIILAPILAMTVFGIAFSGDVENIDVIVVNHDEGFTVHGEGFKSLSQDILSNIDDKTINIQYMDNENQALDKVERGEVYAVISFPPNFTKDVFSGVKNSNSSNSDITVKADESIVNIKTAIYSSLTDAQKITFDKEGFKSPVNINENPVYGKNAEFIDFFVPGIMSFVVYILTILLTLISFVGERVSGTLERILATPLTETEIILGYGIAFSIIGIIQSAILIIIGILVFNITIVGNVLIAILGISLLAIVCQSLGILLSNLADRVEQAIQFIPFVVLPAFLLSGIFWPIEAIPQWLRPLSYLIPPTYAARASRAVMIKGWGIDMIWMDLLALTIFAFIFLTMSVYSLKTKKG
- a CDS encoding adenylosuccinate synthetase produces the protein MTCSILVGGAWGDEGKGKCITYLCGNDKPDIIARAGVGPNAGHSVVFNGEKYGLRLTPSGFVHTDAKLMIGAGVLVNPDVLFDEFDKLKKYNVKERMCVDPRCAIITENHRSRDKSSEHLAKKIGSTGSGCGPANSDRVMRTIDLARDVPELEEYITDVSVACNEAIDNGEDVFIEGSQGFALSLYYGTYPFVTSKDTTASTFAADVGVGPTKVDEVINVFKAYISRVGEGPFPTEMSQKEAEEKGLEEYGVVTGRRRRIGYFDMELAKESCRINGATQIALTCVDKLYPNCARTQDYGDLSAETKAFIDEIQSETGVPVTIISTGPDLKDTIDLRKELL
- a CDS encoding DUF6882 domain-containing protein, which encodes MFKLKTIEKEIAIEEGDSFKTILSKYGALALDKQENLSELIGETIGDLDIENAVISFNDIEMPVQILGFYSQDLNQWAWAWDNEDIFGKDLILSALEIKEIGDKFEVPEFNSPLIQADFDFCHTIAMASTSILGFDGYYAVSDDGLDIFVAVKSDSIEENNSVEKFRDTFYTFQKNFNVFPKVAFEAYTKLKGYSFKPHDEFYLAKIGEARVMAGFTERGNITRILMFGDEE
- a CDS encoding ABC transporter ATP-binding protein, translating into MIFAVKTISLGKSYGDFRALDNLNLRIKKGEIYGLLGPNGAGKTTIIKILCGLLSPTSGEAYILDNKVPNKKISSDIGYMPQETALYSGLTVHQNINFYANLFGIKNNEIKEKETELLKFVDLYDWRNEIIENLSGGMKHRVSLACTLIHDPKVIILDEPTVGVDPELRISFWNYFNKLKEKGVSILLTTHYMDEAERCDRIGLLSHGHLIAENSPKDLIIETETDSLEDAFLKFSRMCDR